A genomic window from Ruminiclostridium cellulolyticum H10 includes:
- a CDS encoding TrmB family transcriptional regulator has protein sequence MLQVDVIDALMQAGFTRHESVLYVTLCREGELTGYEASKLTGIPRSNAYLGLAGLCDKGGAYKISGETAQYGPVPVNELVDNLKRKFSQIIKVIDEIPKVNIPKDTFVTINGNEHILNKMKNLINEAQYRIYISMARNQLELVLKELIRAKERGLKVVMITSDCTDMEGFICYMSPKKPGSFRLITDSSNVLTGHLSEINATGLFSMNKNMVDVIKDSLTNEIKLISIENNQD, from the coding sequence ATGTTGCAGGTGGATGTTATAGATGCTTTAATGCAAGCGGGTTTTACCAGACATGAGTCTGTTTTGTATGTTACCCTCTGCAGGGAAGGTGAACTGACAGGATATGAAGCTTCCAAGCTAACGGGAATTCCCCGGTCAAATGCTTATCTTGGCCTGGCTGGCTTGTGTGACAAGGGCGGTGCTTATAAAATAAGCGGGGAAACGGCCCAATACGGTCCCGTACCTGTAAATGAGCTTGTAGACAACCTAAAAAGAAAGTTTTCACAGATTATAAAGGTAATTGATGAGATTCCCAAGGTCAATATACCCAAGGATACCTTTGTAACCATTAACGGAAACGAACATATACTTAATAAAATGAAAAATCTGATAAATGAGGCCCAATACAGGATATATATATCAATGGCCAGAAACCAGCTGGAACTTGTTCTTAAGGAACTTATCAGAGCAAAGGAAAGAGGACTTAAAGTAGTTATGATAACTTCTGATTGTACCGATATGGAAGGCTTCATATGCTATATGTCGCCCAAAAAACCCGGAAGCTTCAGACTTATTACAGATTCCTCAAATGTTCTGACAGGACATTTAAGTGAGATTAATGCTACAGGACTATTTTCAATGAATAAGAATATGGTTGATGTTATAAAAGATTCTTTAACCAATGAAATCAAGCTAATTAGTATTGAAAATAATCAGGATTAA
- a CDS encoding diaminopimelate dehydrogenase produces MNKIRIGIVGYGNVGKGVETAIRQNADTELIAVFTRRNPESIVTKTPGVKVVDIKDAAKFKNDIDVMILCGGSATDLPKQGSEFAAMFNIIDSFDTHAKIPEYFENVNNAAAASNKTAVISVGWDPGLFSMMRMLSSAILPEGNDYTFWGKGVSQGHSDAVRRVSGVKNAIQYTVPIDGAVESVRNGKNPELSIRQKHLRECFVVAEEGADRAKIEADIKSMPNYFADYETVVHFVSEEELKSNHSKMPHGGFVFRSGKTGIDTVNNHIIEFSIKLDSNPEFTANVLVAYARAAARLNSEGSYGAKTVLDVPLSYLSTKSHADLIKGFL; encoded by the coding sequence ATGAATAAGATAAGAATAGGTATTGTCGGATATGGAAACGTTGGGAAGGGTGTAGAAACTGCCATAAGACAGAATGCAGATACTGAACTGATTGCTGTGTTTACCAGAAGAAACCCTGAAAGTATAGTTACAAAGACTCCCGGTGTAAAGGTAGTTGATATAAAGGACGCTGCTAAATTTAAAAATGATATTGATGTAATGATTCTGTGTGGAGGCTCCGCAACAGATCTTCCTAAACAAGGGTCTGAGTTTGCGGCTATGTTCAATATTATAGACAGCTTTGATACACATGCTAAAATACCCGAGTATTTTGAAAATGTAAATAATGCTGCTGCAGCTTCAAATAAAACCGCTGTAATCTCGGTCGGATGGGACCCGGGGCTGTTCTCGATGATGAGAATGCTTTCAAGTGCTATACTCCCTGAAGGCAATGATTATACTTTTTGGGGAAAGGGTGTAAGCCAGGGCCATTCTGATGCTGTCAGAAGGGTAAGCGGAGTAAAGAACGCTATCCAGTATACTGTTCCGATAGATGGTGCGGTTGAAAGTGTAAGAAACGGAAAAAATCCTGAATTGTCAATAAGACAGAAGCATTTGAGAGAATGTTTTGTTGTAGCCGAGGAAGGTGCGGATAGGGCGAAAATTGAAGCTGATATAAAGAGTATGCCAAATTATTTTGCCGACTATGAAACAGTAGTGCATTTTGTTAGTGAAGAGGAGCTGAAAAGCAACCATTCAAAAATGCCTCACGGCGGATTTGTTTTCAGGAGCGGTAAGACAGGAATTGATACTGTTAACAACCACATTATAGAATTTTCAATCAAGCTGGACAGTAATCCTGAATTTACTGCAAACGTTCTGGTTGCATATGCAAGAGCCGCTGCACGTTTGAACAGCGAAGGTAGCTATGGAGCAAAGACAGTTTTAGATGTACCATTGTCATATTTGTCTACAAAGAGCCATGCTGATCTTATAAAGGGATTTTTATAA
- the lysA gene encoding diaminopimelate decarboxylase, giving the protein MTEYYSTITGFFGNSNPEKLLKEFGSPLYVYNEKILRQKCRDMKNLVEYKNFVPNYSIKANSNLSLIKIVKEEGLRADAMSAGEIQLLLHAGFEPEELFFVPNNVSESELKYAVDNGVLVSVDSLSQLELLGKINTGGKAAVRFNPGVGAGHHEKVVTAGKKTKFGVNIDCVDQVKEIAGKYNMKICGVNQHIGSLFMEGDSYIEGVKSLLSVAEQFEDIDFVDMGGGFGIPYNKQEGQKPLDLASFKEKLTQVLEQWTDKYGKKILFKTEPGRYIVAESGVILGNVYTTKANYGNKYVGTDIGFNVLARPVMYDSHHDIEVYRNGKPLNEAETEEVTVVGNICESGDIIAKNRKLPVIKEGDILGIMDAGAYGFAMSSNYNMRLRPAEVLIKEDGEPTLIRRRDTFEDLIANFNI; this is encoded by the coding sequence ATGACAGAATATTATTCAACAATAACCGGTTTTTTTGGTAATTCAAATCCGGAGAAGCTACTAAAGGAATTCGGAAGTCCCTTATACGTTTACAACGAAAAGATATTAAGACAGAAATGCAGGGATATGAAGAATCTTGTAGAATACAAAAACTTTGTTCCAAATTATTCCATAAAGGCAAACTCAAACCTTAGCTTAATAAAAATTGTAAAGGAAGAAGGACTCAGGGCTGATGCTATGTCCGCAGGGGAAATACAGCTTTTGCTTCACGCAGGTTTTGAGCCTGAGGAGCTGTTTTTTGTTCCAAACAACGTATCAGAATCAGAGCTAAAGTATGCAGTTGACAACGGTGTTCTGGTAAGTGTGGATTCACTGTCACAGCTTGAACTGCTTGGGAAGATCAATACGGGAGGAAAAGCCGCTGTAAGGTTTAATCCGGGAGTCGGAGCAGGACACCACGAAAAGGTTGTAACAGCCGGAAAGAAAACAAAGTTTGGAGTAAACATTGACTGTGTAGATCAGGTAAAGGAAATTGCCGGAAAATATAATATGAAAATATGCGGTGTAAACCAGCACATAGGTTCATTGTTTATGGAAGGTGATTCGTATATTGAAGGGGTAAAATCATTACTGTCTGTGGCAGAACAGTTTGAGGACATAGATTTTGTTGATATGGGCGGAGGCTTCGGAATTCCATATAACAAGCAGGAAGGTCAGAAACCGCTTGATCTTGCTAGCTTTAAGGAAAAGCTGACACAGGTCCTTGAGCAATGGACTGACAAATATGGAAAGAAGATACTGTTTAAGACCGAGCCGGGCCGTTATATAGTTGCGGAAAGTGGAGTAATTCTGGGAAATGTATACACGACAAAGGCTAATTATGGAAATAAGTATGTAGGTACTGACATTGGATTCAATGTACTGGCAAGACCTGTTATGTACGATTCACACCATGACATAGAAGTATATAGAAACGGAAAGCCCTTAAATGAGGCTGAAACTGAAGAGGTAACAGTCGTTGGTAATATCTGTGAGAGTGGTGATATTATTGCAAAAAACAGGAAACTTCCTGTTATAAAGGAAGGAGATATCCTTGGAATAATGGATGCAGGTGCCTACGGCTTTGCAATGAGTTCAAACTACAACATGAGGCTTAGACCTGCAGAAGTGCTAATTAAGGAAGATGGAGAGCCTACGTTGATAAGACGCAGGGATACTTTTGAGGACTTGATAGCAAACTTCAATATATAA